A single window of Mycolicibacterium aurum DNA harbors:
- a CDS encoding SIMPL domain-containing protein has translation MPIAARARTLRNTLAAVAAGVVTVAGLTACDAQSGPTLQPSADTRQVTVVGEGQVQGTPDTLTINASMEFLEPDATSAMNQTNERQQAVIDGLVGLGIDRSDIATTAADLQPQYGATGTAISAYRATNSIDVKIRDLNRASDAIGLIVNTGGNATRIGSISYSIEDDSQLVRDARARAFEDAKDRAGQYAELSGLGLGKVISISESAGLPPPIPMQAPRAMEAAVPLEPGQQTVAFSVTVIWELT, from the coding sequence ATGCCGATCGCAGCGCGCGCCAGAACACTTCGGAACACGCTCGCCGCCGTCGCCGCAGGTGTTGTCACGGTCGCCGGGCTGACCGCCTGCGACGCACAGAGCGGTCCGACGTTGCAGCCGAGCGCCGACACCCGGCAGGTGACCGTCGTCGGCGAAGGCCAGGTCCAGGGCACCCCCGACACATTGACGATCAACGCATCGATGGAGTTCCTCGAACCCGATGCCACGTCGGCGATGAACCAGACAAACGAACGTCAGCAGGCGGTCATCGACGGCCTGGTCGGCCTCGGGATCGACCGCTCCGACATCGCCACCACCGCGGCGGATCTGCAGCCGCAGTACGGCGCCACGGGCACCGCGATCTCGGCCTACCGGGCGACGAACTCGATCGATGTGAAGATCCGCGACCTCAACCGGGCGTCGGACGCGATCGGCCTCATCGTCAACACCGGCGGCAACGCGACACGCATCGGCTCGATCAGCTACTCCATCGAGGACGACTCACAGCTGGTCCGCGACGCCAGGGCGCGGGCGTTCGAGGACGCCAAGGACCGTGCCGGACAGTACGCCGAACTCTCCGGACTGGGCCTCGGCAAAGTCATCTCGATCTCCGAATCGGCCGGCTTGCCCCCGCCGATCCCCATGCAGGCGCCACGGGCCATGGAGGCCGCGGTTCCGCTGGAGCCGGGTCAGCAGACCGTCGCGTTCTCGGTGACGGTCATCTGGGAGCTCACCTAG
- a CDS encoding molybdopterin-dependent oxidoreductase, giving the protein MTETALRICPFCEATCGLTLTIDVNIDGGRVTGARGDRDDVFSAGFICPKGASFGELDNDPDRLTAPLVRRDGVLTEATWDEAFAAMAAGLGATLRDHGGASVGVYLGNPNAHTVAGALYPPLIVRGLGTRQVFSASTLDQMPKHVALGLMFGSPIAFSVPDLDRTDYLVIIGANPVVSNGSVTTAPDFPGKLRSLRKRGGRLVVIDPARTRTAELADRHLAPRPGTDAALLFAIVAVLFEEGLVDLGSVSELVAGVDEVRDLAAGFTPDTVAAYCGIDAQEIRTLARELAAAPSAAVYGRMGTSTVEFGTLGSWLVDVVNILTGNLDRPGGSMFPCSPTAPASRGHRPGRGFRTGRWHSRVSGYPEALSELPTVALAEEIETPGDGQIKALITIAGNPVLSAPDGDRLDRALAGVGFMVSVDPYLNETTRHADVVLPPPPPSRSPHFDFALNSLAVRNNARYSPPVLPLLGRPDEAEILSRIALVIFGMGHDADAALVDEQVIATTLTKETADDGSPVAGRAVDELIAMLPAGPGYERRLDMMLRIGAYGDAFGANPDGLTLERLKAAPHGIDLGELKPRLADVMRTPSGLVELAPPQLVADAERLRDALGRPAEGFVLIGRRHLRSNNSWMHNLPALAGGTNRCTLQMHPADAADLGVEDTAIVKGPGGELVVPVEMTEGIRRGVMSLPHGWGHDRGGTGQVLAASSPGVNANQLNDGALLDPLSGTAVLNGIPVVVSGAVAPVAG; this is encoded by the coding sequence ATGACCGAAACAGCCCTTCGGATCTGCCCGTTCTGCGAAGCCACCTGCGGTCTGACGCTGACCATCGACGTGAACATCGACGGTGGCCGCGTCACCGGCGCGCGCGGAGACCGCGACGACGTCTTCTCCGCCGGATTCATCTGCCCCAAAGGGGCGAGCTTCGGCGAACTCGACAACGATCCCGACCGGCTCACCGCGCCGCTGGTGCGCCGCGACGGGGTATTGACCGAGGCGACGTGGGACGAGGCGTTCGCCGCGATGGCAGCCGGCCTCGGTGCGACCCTCCGCGATCACGGCGGCGCGTCGGTCGGGGTGTACCTCGGCAACCCGAACGCGCACACCGTCGCCGGCGCGCTCTACCCGCCGCTGATCGTGCGCGGGCTCGGTACCCGTCAGGTGTTCTCGGCGAGCACGCTGGACCAGATGCCCAAGCACGTTGCGCTGGGGCTGATGTTCGGCAGCCCGATCGCGTTCTCGGTGCCGGACCTGGACCGCACCGACTACCTGGTGATCATCGGAGCCAATCCGGTGGTGTCCAACGGCAGCGTCACCACGGCCCCCGACTTCCCCGGCAAGCTGCGGAGCCTGCGCAAGCGCGGCGGCCGCCTCGTCGTCATCGACCCGGCCCGCACCCGCACCGCGGAACTGGCCGACCGCCATCTCGCACCGCGGCCGGGCACCGACGCCGCCCTGCTGTTCGCGATCGTGGCGGTGCTGTTCGAGGAAGGCCTTGTCGATCTCGGCTCGGTGTCCGAGTTGGTCGCCGGCGTCGACGAGGTACGCGACCTGGCGGCCGGGTTCACCCCTGACACCGTGGCCGCGTACTGCGGGATCGACGCGCAGGAGATCAGGACACTGGCTCGCGAGCTGGCCGCTGCCCCGTCGGCGGCGGTGTACGGGCGCATGGGCACCTCGACCGTGGAGTTCGGCACGCTGGGCAGCTGGCTCGTCGACGTGGTGAACATCCTGACCGGCAACCTGGACCGCCCCGGCGGGTCGATGTTTCCGTGCTCGCCGACCGCGCCGGCCTCCCGCGGGCATCGGCCCGGCCGCGGGTTCCGCACCGGACGGTGGCACAGCCGGGTCTCCGGCTACCCGGAGGCGCTCTCGGAACTGCCCACCGTCGCGCTCGCCGAGGAGATCGAGACGCCAGGCGACGGACAGATCAAGGCGCTGATCACCATCGCAGGCAACCCGGTGCTCTCGGCGCCGGACGGTGACCGGCTCGACCGCGCGCTGGCCGGCGTCGGCTTCATGGTGTCGGTGGACCCGTATCTCAACGAGACCACCCGGCACGCCGACGTCGTCCTGCCGCCCCCGCCGCCGTCGCGCAGCCCGCACTTCGACTTCGCGCTGAACAGCCTGGCGGTCCGCAACAACGCCCGCTACTCGCCGCCGGTGCTGCCCCTGCTGGGACGGCCCGACGAGGCCGAGATCCTGTCGCGAATCGCCCTGGTGATCTTCGGGATGGGCCACGACGCCGACGCCGCGCTCGTCGACGAACAGGTGATCGCGACGACGCTGACCAAAGAGACCGCCGACGACGGGTCCCCGGTGGCCGGGCGGGCGGTCGACGAGCTGATCGCGATGCTGCCCGCGGGTCCCGGCTACGAGCGCAGGCTCGACATGATGCTGCGCATCGGTGCCTACGGAGACGCGTTCGGCGCCAATCCGGACGGGCTGACGCTGGAGCGGCTCAAAGCCGCACCGCACGGCATCGACCTCGGCGAGCTGAAGCCGAGGCTGGCCGATGTGATGCGCACACCGTCGGGTCTGGTCGAGCTGGCACCGCCCCAGCTGGTTGCCGACGCGGAGCGGCTGCGCGACGCGCTCGGCCGGCCCGCCGAAGGATTCGTGCTGATCGGCCGTCGCCATCTGCGGTCGAACAACAGTTGGATGCACAACCTGCCCGCGCTGGCGGGCGGCACCAATCGGTGCACTCTGCAGATGCATCCCGCCGATGCGGCCGACCTCGGAGTCGAGGACACGGCGATCGTCAAGGGGCCCGGCGGCGAACTGGTGGTGCCCGTCGAGATGACCGAGGGCATCCGTCGTGGAGTCATGTCGCTGCCACACGGCTGGGGTCACGACCGGGGCGGCACCGGCCAGGTGCTCGCCGCCAGCTCACCGGGGGTGAACGCCAACCAGCTCAACGACGGTGCGCTGCTCGACCCGTTGTCGGGCACCGCCGTGCTCAACGGCATCCCCGTGGTGGTGAGCGGGGCGGTCGCCCCCGTCGCCGGCTAG
- the hpt gene encoding hypoxanthine phosphoribosyltransferase has translation MPAQPADLYPGDIKSVLLSEEQIKAKTAELAAEITTAYRDAPSGQDLLLITVLKGAVMFVTDLARAISVPTQLEFMAVSSYGSSTSSSGVVRILKDLDRDINDRDVLIVEDIVDSGLTLKWLLRNLATRRPRSLKVCTLLRKPDAVRVDLDIDYIGFDIPNEFVVGYGLDYAERYRDLSYIGTLDPKVYEEQ, from the coding sequence GTGCCAGCGCAGCCTGCGGACTTGTATCCCGGGGACATCAAATCGGTGTTGCTCTCCGAAGAACAGATCAAAGCCAAGACCGCCGAACTCGCCGCGGAGATCACCACCGCGTACCGGGACGCGCCGTCGGGGCAGGATCTGCTGCTCATCACCGTCCTCAAGGGCGCGGTCATGTTCGTCACCGACCTGGCCAGGGCCATCTCGGTGCCCACCCAGCTGGAGTTCATGGCGGTCAGCTCCTACGGGTCCTCGACCTCGTCGTCGGGTGTGGTGCGCATCCTCAAGGACCTCGACCGCGACATCAACGACCGTGACGTGCTGATCGTCGAGGACATCGTCGACTCCGGCCTCACGCTCAAGTGGCTGCTGCGCAACCTCGCCACCCGGCGGCCGCGGTCGCTGAAGGTGTGCACGCTGCTGCGCAAACCCGATGCGGTCCGCGTAGACCTGGACATCGACTACATCGGCTTCGACATCCCGAACGAGTTCGTCGTCGGCTACGGACTCGACTACGCCGAGCGCTACCGCGACCTGTCCTACATCGGCACGCTCGACCCCAAGGTGTACGAGGAGCAGTAA
- the tilS gene encoding tRNA lysidine(34) synthetase TilS translates to MDRPGAVAALRAAVTDFVRVHPVGGDPWCVALSGGPDSLALAAVAAPLFPTTALIVDHGLQPESPAVAAAAREQALALGCFAAEVLCVEVGSVGGPEAAARAARYRALDEARRGAPVLLAHTLDDQAETVLLGLGRGSGARSIAGMRPYAPPWCRPLLGVRRAVTHQACAELGLTPWHDPQNTDPRFTRVRLRAEVLPLLEDVLGGGVAEALSRTAAALREDTDALDDTAAQVLPAGGELDVATLVPLPDAVRRRVIRAWLLAGGACALTDRQIRAVDALVTDWRGQGGVAVPGGLARERLFAGRRRGVLTLYREPVGA, encoded by the coding sequence ATGGATCGACCGGGTGCTGTAGCGGCGTTGCGCGCCGCCGTCACCGACTTCGTCCGCGTTCATCCCGTCGGCGGGGACCCGTGGTGCGTGGCACTGTCCGGCGGGCCCGACTCGCTGGCCCTCGCAGCTGTGGCGGCCCCGCTGTTCCCGACGACCGCCCTGATCGTCGACCACGGCCTCCAGCCGGAGTCCCCGGCGGTGGCAGCCGCCGCACGGGAGCAGGCGCTCGCGCTGGGATGTTTTGCCGCAGAGGTGCTTTGCGTCGAGGTGGGATCTGTCGGAGGTCCGGAGGCAGCCGCCCGGGCAGCCCGATACCGGGCGCTCGACGAGGCACGCCGGGGCGCGCCGGTGCTGCTGGCGCACACACTCGACGACCAGGCCGAGACCGTGCTGCTCGGGCTGGGCCGCGGTTCCGGTGCCCGCTCGATCGCAGGTATGCGGCCGTACGCCCCCCCGTGGTGCCGGCCGCTGCTCGGGGTGCGGCGCGCGGTCACCCATCAGGCGTGCGCCGAGCTGGGGCTGACACCGTGGCACGACCCGCAGAACACCGATCCGCGCTTCACCCGGGTCCGGTTGCGCGCCGAAGTGCTGCCGTTGCTCGAAGACGTCCTCGGCGGCGGCGTGGCCGAGGCGCTGTCCCGCACGGCGGCAGCGCTGCGCGAGGACACCGATGCACTCGACGACACCGCCGCGCAGGTGCTGCCGGCGGGCGGTGAGCTGGATGTCGCCACCCTGGTGCCACTGCCCGACGCGGTGCGCCGCCGGGTCATCAGGGCCTGGCTGTTGGCCGGGGGAGCGTGCGCGCTGACCGACAGGCAGATCCGGGCGGTCGACGCGCTCGTCACCGACTGGCGGGGTCAGGGCGGGGTCGCCGTGCCCGGCGGGTTGGCGCGGGAGCGGCTGTTCGCCGGACGGCGGCGCGGTGTGCTGACGCTGTATCGCGAACCCGTCGGGGCGTAA
- a CDS encoding zinc-dependent metalloprotease gives MSAAAKPRFTVGGAVDWNLAATLGGKLARKESPVTHYTRAQAIDQLTESARASELPVREVTGLIEGGEIQEARIVNRPDWIHAAARSMRVMTGGGDAEDAAKPRAVSGRIAGAQTGAVLAFVSSGILGQYDPFADGGGELLLVYPNVIAVERQLRVAPKDFRMWVCLHEVTHRVQFRANPWLAGHMKNALAVLTEDAGDDVTKMVGRLADYVRDRQVVVKNGVPEINSTGVVGLLRAMQSEPQQKALDQLLVLGTLLEGHAEHVMDAVGPAVVPSVSSIRHRFDQRRQRKQPPLQRLLRALLGVDAKMNQYTLGKAFVDDVVSKVGMERFNTIWTDAQTLPLPAEINEPQRWIDRVL, from the coding sequence ATGAGCGCCGCCGCCAAGCCCCGCTTCACCGTCGGCGGCGCGGTCGACTGGAATCTGGCCGCCACCCTCGGGGGCAAGCTGGCCCGCAAGGAGTCCCCGGTCACGCATTACACACGTGCCCAGGCGATCGACCAGCTCACCGAGTCGGCCCGGGCGTCCGAGCTGCCGGTGCGTGAGGTGACCGGGCTGATCGAGGGCGGTGAGATCCAAGAGGCCCGAATCGTCAACCGTCCGGACTGGATTCACGCAGCGGCCCGGTCGATGCGGGTGATGACCGGCGGCGGGGACGCCGAGGACGCAGCCAAGCCGCGCGCTGTCAGCGGACGCATCGCCGGCGCCCAGACCGGCGCGGTGCTGGCGTTCGTGTCGTCGGGCATCCTGGGCCAGTACGACCCGTTCGCCGACGGCGGCGGCGAGCTGCTGCTGGTGTACCCCAACGTGATCGCCGTCGAACGCCAGCTCAGGGTGGCGCCCAAGGACTTCCGGATGTGGGTGTGCCTGCACGAAGTCACCCACCGGGTGCAGTTCCGGGCCAATCCCTGGCTGGCCGGCCACATGAAGAATGCGCTGGCGGTCCTGACCGAGGATGCCGGCGACGACGTGACCAAGATGGTGGGCCGGCTGGCCGACTATGTGCGGGACCGTCAGGTGGTGGTGAAAAACGGTGTACCCGAGATTAATTCGACCGGTGTCGTCGGGTTGCTGCGGGCCATGCAGTCGGAACCGCAGCAGAAGGCACTCGATCAGTTGCTGGTGCTGGGCACCCTGCTCGAAGGTCATGCCGAGCATGTCATGGATGCGGTGGGACCCGCCGTGGTGCCGTCGGTGTCGTCGATCAGGCATCGGTTCGATCAACGGCGGCAACGTAAGCAGCCGCCGCTGCAGCGGCTTCTGCGGGCGCTGCTCGGGGTGGACGCCAAGATGAACCAGTACACGTTGGGCAAGGCGTTCGTCGACGACGTGGTGTCCAAGGTCGGCATGGAGCGTTTCAACACCATCTGGACCGATGCGCAGACTCTGCCTCTCCCAGCGGAAATCAACGAGCCGCAGCGATGGATCGACCGGGTGCTGTAG
- the dacB gene encoding D-alanyl-D-alanine carboxypeptidase/D-alanyl-D-alanine endopeptidase — translation MRPSGWRRSTYIVVGASVLLLVVVVVAAAALVAGRQTSEQLAVEPAPPPATAAPAVVPVSDSADTPTPDGLAAALRGVVADPNLGRFTGRITDALTGQELWAQGAGLPMQPASTNKVLTAAAALLTLDRDARLTTRVVSPSPGVAVLVGGGDQTLSAAPAKQDTWYRDAARISDLAEQIRRSGVAVKTVQVDVSAYSGPTMAPGWDPLDIDGGDIAPMEAVMLDGGRTQPVSVESRRSRTPALDAGRALAVALRLDPAKVTVRPGAARGKELAAVQSPPLMQRLRDMMNASDNVMAESIGREVAAARNRPQSFDGASRAVLGALDDAGIDTAGARIFDSSGLSVDDRLTAETLDGIMQAAAGESMPALRPLVDLLPIAGGSGTLSNRYLDTDGGRAAAGYLRAKTGSLTGTNTLAGIVTDESGRVLTFALLSNDAGPTGRTSLDAFAATLRSCGCSS, via the coding sequence ATGCGGCCCAGCGGGTGGCGGCGATCCACGTACATCGTGGTGGGGGCGTCGGTGCTGCTGCTTGTCGTTGTCGTCGTCGCGGCCGCCGCGCTGGTCGCGGGCAGGCAGACCTCCGAGCAGCTGGCCGTCGAGCCTGCGCCCCCGCCCGCAACCGCCGCCCCGGCCGTGGTGCCCGTCTCGGATTCGGCGGACACCCCGACGCCCGACGGCCTCGCCGCGGCCCTGCGGGGGGTGGTCGCCGACCCCAACCTCGGACGGTTCACCGGACGCATCACCGACGCGCTGACCGGGCAGGAGCTGTGGGCGCAGGGGGCGGGTCTGCCGATGCAGCCGGCGTCGACGAACAAGGTGCTGACCGCCGCTGCTGCGTTGCTGACCCTCGACCGCGACGCCCGGTTGACGACGCGGGTGGTGTCCCCGTCGCCCGGCGTCGCCGTTCTGGTGGGCGGAGGGGACCAGACCCTGTCTGCGGCGCCGGCGAAGCAGGACACCTGGTACCGGGACGCGGCGCGGATCAGCGATCTGGCCGAGCAGATCCGTCGCAGCGGAGTCGCCGTGAAGACCGTGCAGGTGGACGTCAGCGCGTACTCGGGCCCGACGATGGCGCCGGGCTGGGATCCGCTCGACATCGACGGCGGCGACATCGCGCCGATGGAGGCGGTCATGCTCGACGGCGGCCGCACCCAGCCGGTGAGCGTGGAGTCGCGGCGGTCCAGGACGCCTGCACTGGACGCGGGCCGCGCACTCGCCGTCGCGCTGCGACTCGACCCGGCCAAGGTGACGGTGCGCCCGGGCGCGGCACGCGGGAAGGAGCTCGCGGCGGTGCAGTCGCCGCCGCTGATGCAGCGGCTGCGCGACATGATGAACGCCTCCGACAACGTGATGGCCGAATCGATCGGCCGCGAGGTCGCCGCGGCGCGGAACCGGCCGCAGAGTTTCGACGGCGCGTCGCGGGCCGTTCTTGGCGCCCTCGACGACGCGGGCATCGACACGGCCGGGGCGCGGATCTTCGACTCCAGCGGGTTGTCGGTCGACGACCGGCTGACGGCGGAAACCCTGGACGGCATCATGCAGGCCGCGGCAGGCGAGTCCATGCCTGCGCTGCGTCCGCTGGTCGATCTGCTGCCGATCGCCGGGGGCAGCGGCACCCTGTCCAATCGCTACCTCGACACCGACGGCGGACGCGCCGCCGCGGGCTATCTGCGCGCCAAGACCGGGTCCCTGACCGGAACCAACACGCTGGCCGGGATCGTCACCGACGAAAGCGGGAGAGTGCTGACCTTCGCCCTACTGTCCAACGACGCGGGCCCCACCGGGCGAACCTCGCTCGACGCCTTCGCCGCCACCCTCCGCAGCTGCGGGTGCAGTTCATGA
- a CDS encoding inorganic diphosphatase, which translates to MQFDVLIEIQKGSRNKYEVDHESGKVKLDRYLFTAFGYPTDYGYIEDTLGEDGDPLDALVLLPEPVFPGCIVEARPVGMFRMTDEKGGDDKVLCVLADPRWDHIQDIGDVSEFELDAIKHFFVHYKDLEPGKFVKAADWVGREEAEAEVNRSIERLKTQGH; encoded by the coding sequence GTGCAGTTCGATGTGCTCATCGAGATCCAAAAGGGTTCACGCAACAAGTACGAGGTGGACCACGAGAGCGGCAAGGTGAAGCTGGATCGCTATCTGTTCACCGCGTTCGGCTACCCCACGGATTACGGCTACATCGAGGACACGCTCGGCGAGGACGGCGATCCGCTGGACGCGCTGGTGCTGCTGCCCGAGCCGGTGTTCCCCGGTTGCATCGTGGAGGCCCGCCCCGTCGGCATGTTCCGGATGACCGACGAGAAGGGCGGCGACGACAAGGTGCTCTGCGTGCTCGCAGACCCGCGCTGGGACCACATCCAGGACATCGGCGACGTCTCGGAGTTCGAACTGGACGCGATCAAGCACTTCTTCGTGCACTACAAGGACCTCGAGCCCGGCAAGTTCGTCAAGGCCGCCGACTGGGTGGGCCGCGAGGAGGCCGAGGCCGAGGTGAACCGGTCGATCGAACGGTTGAAGACGCAGGGGCACTAG
- a CDS encoding 2-oxo-4-hydroxy-4-carboxy-5-ureidoimidazoline decarboxylase, producing MLLHQGIGLDAFNAMPMRRAVHAVFECCYSVPLAADLARARPFDSHDRLFRFADTLLFGLAEESIDSILQAYPDVGRRPGSEKSQAEQCAIVDERPAVMAELAAASKAYLDHFGFGFVMFINGYCADDVLASMRDRLHNDYETERKVVRNELARINRTRLERMLGPEGGYDNW from the coding sequence GTGCTGCTGCATCAAGGGATCGGACTGGACGCGTTCAACGCGATGCCGATGCGCCGCGCCGTCCACGCGGTGTTCGAGTGCTGCTACAGCGTGCCGCTGGCCGCCGACCTGGCGCGCGCCCGCCCGTTCGACAGCCACGACCGGCTGTTCCGCTTCGCCGACACCCTGCTGTTCGGGCTGGCCGAAGAGTCCATCGACTCGATCCTGCAGGCCTACCCGGACGTCGGCCGGCGGCCCGGCAGCGAGAAGTCCCAGGCCGAGCAGTGCGCGATCGTCGACGAACGGCCCGCCGTGATGGCCGAGCTGGCCGCCGCGTCCAAGGCCTACCTGGACCATTTCGGCTTCGGCTTCGTGATGTTCATCAACGGCTACTGTGCCGACGACGTGCTGGCGTCGATGCGCGACCGGCTGCACAACGACTACGAGACCGAACGCAAGGTGGTCCGCAACGAGCTGGCCCGGATCAACCGGACCCGGCTCGAGCGGATGCTCGGACCCGAAGGCGGATACGACAACTGGTGA
- the alc gene encoding allantoicase has product MSTTSTRPAGQSHFLSLPDLAARSAGGAVLWANDDVFAEKENLIKAGPAEYRPATFGHKGQIYDGWETRRRRGATADSHDFAIVRLGAPAIVRGVVVDTAWFTGNYPPEASVEAAFVEGYPTPEELAEKVEWTTIVGRHAINGDTRNPCSVDSPRRWTHLRLSIYPDGGVARFRVHAEGLLDPRFTELPLDLAALENGGRITGCSNMFYSSPNNLLLPGTPRTMGDGWETSRRRDTGNDWVQVRLAGQGVLAAAELDTSYFIGNAPGSARLRGRDGDGDWFDLLEQTELQPDTRHRFLLTSDRPVTEARMDIYPDGGMARLRLLGRLTPDGLAKVHERWDSSS; this is encoded by the coding sequence GTGAGTACCACGTCAACCCGGCCGGCCGGCCAGTCCCATTTCCTGTCGCTCCCCGACCTCGCAGCCAGGTCCGCCGGTGGTGCGGTGCTGTGGGCCAACGACGACGTGTTCGCCGAGAAGGAAAACCTGATCAAGGCCGGCCCCGCCGAGTACCGGCCCGCCACGTTCGGCCACAAGGGTCAGATCTACGACGGCTGGGAGACCCGCAGAAGGCGCGGCGCGACAGCGGATTCCCACGACTTCGCCATCGTGCGGCTCGGCGCCCCTGCCATCGTCCGCGGGGTGGTCGTCGACACCGCCTGGTTCACCGGCAACTACCCGCCCGAGGCGTCGGTGGAGGCCGCGTTCGTCGAGGGGTACCCGACGCCCGAGGAGCTGGCCGAGAAAGTCGAGTGGACGACGATCGTCGGTCGCCATGCGATCAACGGCGACACCCGGAATCCGTGCTCGGTCGACTCGCCGCGGCGGTGGACGCACCTGCGCCTGTCCATTTATCCCGACGGCGGGGTGGCCCGCTTCCGCGTCCACGCCGAGGGGCTGCTGGATCCGCGGTTCACCGAACTCCCGCTCGATCTGGCCGCTTTGGAGAACGGCGGCCGAATCACCGGCTGCTCCAACATGTTCTACAGCTCACCCAACAACCTGCTGCTGCCGGGAACGCCGCGGACGATGGGCGACGGCTGGGAGACCTCGCGCCGCCGCGACACCGGAAACGACTGGGTCCAGGTCCGTTTGGCAGGTCAGGGCGTGCTGGCAGCTGCCGAACTCGACACGTCGTACTTCATCGGCAACGCCCCGGGTTCCGCGCGGCTGCGGGGCCGCGACGGAGACGGCGACTGGTTCGACCTGCTGGAGCAGACCGAGTTGCAGCCCGACACACGGCACCGGTTTCTGCTCACGAGCGACCGGCCGGTCACCGAGGCGCGCATGGACATCTACCCTGACGGCGGCATGGCCCGCTTGCGGTTGCTCGGTCGGCTGACCCCGGACGGACTGGCGAAGGTGCACGAACGCTGGGACAGCAGCAGCTAG
- a CDS encoding IS30 family transposase has product MGSHAIQPATVKAFWAQIGLGLNPAEAAFAVGVSLGAARKWLTDAGGVKQRVYEVKIEGPKPRLTLEERIQIQVGVGRDESLRSIGARLGRAASTIKRELDNNVENRYDGRKSGYRRKKAFGARQSGSTSTVRYDALAGERSAARRARRPKRGKLAANDTLRDEVQTRLKLRHSPRQIARRLRSDFPDDLEMWVSHEAIYQSIYVQGRGSLRRELHQCLRTKRAIRRPRRQPETRRGRIPGMVNISERPAEVADRAVPGHWEGDLIIGSTTSGSAIGTLVERATRFVMLLHLPDNHGAVAVQDAIVEKMTELPEHLRRSLTWDQGKEMANHIAIAAAADLDIYFCDPHSPWQRGTNENTNGLLRQYFPKGTDLSLHGPGILDNVAAELNGRPRQTLNWRTPAEALNELLSKPPAVASIP; this is encoded by the coding sequence ATGGGGTCCCATGCGATTCAGCCGGCGACGGTGAAAGCGTTCTGGGCGCAGATTGGGTTGGGGCTCAATCCGGCTGAGGCTGCCTTCGCCGTCGGTGTGTCGCTGGGGGCGGCACGGAAGTGGCTGACCGACGCTGGTGGTGTGAAACAACGTGTGTACGAGGTGAAGATAGAGGGGCCCAAGCCCCGACTGACCCTCGAAGAGCGCATCCAAATTCAGGTCGGTGTGGGCCGTGATGAGTCACTGCGCTCGATCGGAGCGCGACTCGGGCGTGCGGCGTCGACGATCAAGCGTGAACTCGACAATAACGTCGAGAACCGCTACGACGGACGCAAGTCGGGTTACCGCCGCAAGAAGGCTTTCGGTGCGCGCCAGAGCGGTAGCACCTCGACGGTGCGCTATGACGCATTGGCTGGTGAGCGGTCGGCGGCGAGGCGGGCGCGACGCCCCAAGCGAGGAAAGCTCGCCGCCAATGACACCTTGCGCGACGAGGTGCAGACTCGGTTGAAGCTGCGTCATAGTCCGCGCCAGATCGCGCGCCGGTTGCGCAGCGACTTCCCCGACGATCTGGAGATGTGGGTGTCACACGAGGCCATCTACCAGTCCATCTACGTCCAAGGGCGCGGATCGCTGCGCCGTGAGCTGCACCAGTGCTTGCGGACCAAGCGGGCCATTCGCCGGCCTCGGCGCCAGCCCGAGACCCGCCGCGGTCGGATCCCGGGCATGGTTAACATCAGCGAACGCCCGGCCGAGGTCGCCGACCGTGCAGTGCCCGGGCACTGGGAGGGTGACCTGATCATCGGCAGCACCACATCCGGATCTGCGATCGGCACCTTGGTCGAGCGCGCCACCCGGTTCGTCATGCTGCTTCATCTGCCCGACAACCACGGTGCGGTCGCAGTCCAAGACGCCATCGTGGAGAAGATGACCGAGCTGCCAGAGCACCTACGGCGTTCTCTGACCTGGGATCAGGGCAAGGAAATGGCCAACCACATCGCCATCGCCGCCGCAGCCGATCTCGACATCTACTTCTGCGATCCGCACTCACCCTGGCAGCGTGGCACCAACGAGAACACCAATGGGCTACTGCGTCAGTACTTTCCGAAGGGGACCGACCTCTCGCTGCACGGTCCCGGCATCCTTGACAACGTCGCCGCCGAACTCAACGGCCGACCCCGCCAGACACTGAACTGGAGAACACCCGCCGAAGCCCTCAACGAACTACTCTCAAAACCGCCAGCTGTTGCATCCATCCCTTGA